The proteins below come from a single Dermatophilaceae bacterium Soc4.6 genomic window:
- the aceB gene encoding malate synthase A yields the protein MTIPDGVQVTGPMGPRFEQVLTDDALAFLADLHRRFDSRRRDLLAARDARYAELAAGGTLDFLPETAEVRDGDWQVAAPAPGLEDRRVEITGPVDRKMTINALNSGAKVWLADFEDASTPTWENAVNGQLNLMDALDGTIDFTAEGGKSYALRTDADLATVVARPRGLHLTEKHLLVDGERLSGSFFDFGLYFYHCAQRQIDAGKGPYFYLPKLESHLEARLWNDVFVAAQEARGIPQGTIRATVLVETYPAAFEMEEILYELREHSSGLNAGRWDYIFSAIKKFRTRGRDFLLPDRVQVTMTVPFMRAYTELLVRSCHKRGAHAIGGMSALIPSKDEAANEAAYAKVNDDKTREAGDGFDGSWVAHPGMVETCKEAFTKVLGDQPNQLGRLREDVHVTAAQLLDVASTPGEVTETGLRANISVGIQYLHAWLGGQGAVGINGLMEDAATAEISRSQVWQWLHNSVELQDGTVVTRELVDRLVDEELAKLPGDKQEYEAATQTFLSVAVADDFAEFLTLPAYERMA from the coding sequence ATGACGATTCCCGATGGCGTGCAGGTGACCGGCCCGATGGGCCCCCGGTTCGAGCAGGTGCTCACCGATGACGCGCTCGCGTTCCTCGCCGACCTCCACCGGCGCTTCGACAGCCGCCGCCGAGACCTGCTCGCCGCCCGCGACGCCAGGTATGCCGAGCTGGCGGCTGGCGGGACCCTCGACTTCCTCCCCGAGACCGCCGAGGTGCGCGACGGTGACTGGCAGGTCGCCGCACCCGCCCCCGGCCTGGAGGACCGTCGCGTCGAGATCACCGGCCCGGTCGACCGCAAGATGACCATCAACGCGCTGAACTCCGGCGCCAAGGTCTGGCTCGCCGACTTCGAGGACGCCTCGACCCCCACGTGGGAGAACGCGGTCAACGGCCAGCTCAACCTCATGGACGCGCTCGACGGCACCATCGACTTCACGGCGGAGGGCGGCAAGTCCTACGCCCTGCGCACCGACGCCGACCTCGCGACGGTCGTCGCCCGCCCCCGGGGCCTGCACCTCACCGAGAAGCACCTGCTGGTCGACGGCGAGCGCCTGTCGGGCTCGTTCTTCGACTTCGGCCTCTACTTCTACCACTGCGCGCAGCGCCAGATCGACGCCGGCAAGGGCCCGTACTTCTACCTGCCCAAGCTCGAGAGCCACCTCGAGGCCCGGCTGTGGAATGACGTCTTCGTCGCCGCCCAGGAGGCCCGGGGCATCCCGCAGGGCACCATCCGCGCGACCGTCCTCGTGGAGACCTACCCCGCTGCCTTCGAGATGGAGGAGATCCTCTACGAGCTGCGCGAGCACAGCAGCGGGCTCAATGCGGGGCGCTGGGACTACATCTTCAGTGCCATCAAGAAGTTCCGCACCCGCGGCCGCGACTTCCTGCTGCCCGACCGGGTTCAGGTGACCATGACCGTTCCCTTCATGCGCGCCTACACGGAGCTGCTCGTGCGGAGCTGCCACAAGCGCGGCGCCCATGCCATCGGTGGCATGTCGGCGCTCATCCCGAGCAAGGACGAGGCGGCCAACGAGGCGGCCTACGCGAAGGTCAACGACGACAAGACCCGCGAGGCCGGCGACGGCTTCGACGGCTCGTGGGTCGCGCACCCCGGCATGGTGGAGACCTGCAAGGAGGCCTTCACGAAGGTGCTCGGCGACCAGCCCAACCAGCTGGGGCGGCTGCGCGAAGACGTGCACGTCACGGCCGCCCAGCTGCTCGACGTCGCCTCCACCCCCGGTGAGGTCACCGAGACGGGGCTGCGCGCCAACATCAGCGTCGGCATCCAGTACCTCCACGCCTGGCTCGGCGGCCAGGGCGCCGTCGGCATCAACGGTCTGATGGAGGATGCCGCCACGGCCGAGATCAGCCGCTCGCAGGTGTGGCAGTGGCTGCACAACTCCGTCGAGCTGCAGGACGGCACGGTCGTCACCCGTGAGCTCGTCGACCGGCTCGTCGACGAGGAGCTGGCCAAGCTGCCCGGGGACAAGCAGGAGTACGAAGCCGCCACGCAGACCTTCCTGTCGGTCGCTGTCGCCGACGACTTCGCCGAGTTCCTCACCCTGCCGGCCTACGAGCGCATGGCCTGA
- a CDS encoding thioesterase family protein yields the protein MAHPPPASPTIPGYPYAARVPTRWTDDDVYGHVNNTVHYLAMDTVVNGWMIAHGLDVGRGPVIGLVVESGCRYVASLSYPDALVLGLRIARLGTTSVQWEIAMTRESDGEDVAAGRFVHVFVDRVTRRPAPVPVGLRAAMQALVVG from the coding sequence GTGGCGCACCCTCCGCCCGCGTCGCCCACGATCCCGGGCTACCCGTATGCCGCCCGCGTCCCCACCCGCTGGACGGACGACGACGTCTACGGTCACGTGAACAACACCGTCCACTACCTGGCGATGGACACCGTGGTCAACGGCTGGATGATCGCGCACGGCCTCGACGTCGGGCGCGGCCCGGTCATCGGCCTCGTCGTCGAGTCGGGCTGCCGTTACGTCGCCTCCCTCAGCTATCCCGACGCCCTGGTGCTCGGCCTGCGCATCGCCCGGCTGGGGACGACGAGCGTGCAGTGGGAGATCGCGATGACCCGCGAGAGCGACGGTGAGGATGTGGCGGCCGGCCGGTTCGTGCACGTCTTCGTCGACCGGGTCACCCGGAGACCGGCTCCGGTGCCGGTTGGTCTGCGGGCGGCGATGCAGGCGCTCGTGGTCGGCTGA
- a CDS encoding type II toxin-antitoxin system RelE/ParE family toxin produces MNPAPYTVTFSRQARTALTRDLPEAVAAACFEFIRGPLVANPHRVGKALRPPLDGLMSARRGDFRVVYEIRESVVTVHVVAVQHRRDAYRT; encoded by the coding sequence ATGAACCCTGCCCCCTACACCGTCACCTTCTCGCGCCAGGCGCGCACGGCACTGACTCGGGACCTCCCCGAGGCCGTCGCTGCCGCCTGCTTCGAGTTCATCCGAGGGCCCCTCGTGGCCAACCCGCACCGGGTCGGCAAGGCGCTTCGCCCACCACTTGACGGTCTCATGTCGGCACGGCGCGGCGACTTCCGTGTGGTCTACGAGATCCGCGAGTCGGTCGTGACCGTGCACGTGGTGGCGGTGCAGCACCGCAGGGACGCTTACCGCACCTGA
- a CDS encoding SRPBCC family protein produces MADHEKRTTVTRTIDAPASEVFEVLTLPQRHVELDGSGFVLSVDRGDRITATGQVFTMNMSGDHMGGEYKTDNHVTGYDKNSLVSWKTAPAGTEPPGWEWVWELDATGPDSTDVTLTYAWEKVTDKDILSKVHFPLVSKDQLETSLGNLAAAASGS; encoded by the coding sequence ATGGCTGACCACGAGAAGCGCACCACCGTCACCCGCACCATCGACGCTCCGGCGTCGGAGGTCTTCGAGGTCCTGACGCTGCCGCAGCGGCACGTCGAGCTGGACGGCTCGGGCTTCGTCCTGTCGGTCGACCGCGGCGACCGCATCACGGCGACCGGGCAGGTCTTCACGATGAACATGTCCGGCGACCACATGGGTGGGGAGTACAAGACCGACAACCACGTCACGGGCTACGACAAGAACTCGCTGGTGTCGTGGAAGACCGCGCCGGCGGGCACCGAGCCTCCCGGGTGGGAGTGGGTCTGGGAGCTCGACGCCACGGGCCCCGACTCCACCGACGTCACCCTCACCTACGCTTGGGAGAAGGTCACGGACAAGGACATCCTCTCGAAGGTGCACTTCCCCCTCGTGAGCAAGGACCAGCTCGAGACCTCGCTCGGCAACCTCGCCGCTGCCGCCTCCGGCAGCTGA
- a CDS encoding type II toxin-antitoxin system Phd/YefM family antitoxin, giving the protein MTTVPLAEARAQLSRLVDEAVTTHHRVDITRNGVRAAVLIGAEDYDELTETIDVLADAALVQDIRDAMAASAGDDVIDLDTMTHQMRATGRIVS; this is encoded by the coding sequence ATGACGACCGTCCCCTTGGCCGAGGCCCGCGCCCAGCTCTCCCGACTGGTCGACGAAGCCGTCACGACCCACCACCGCGTCGACATCACGCGCAACGGGGTGCGTGCGGCCGTGCTCATCGGCGCCGAGGACTACGACGAGCTGACGGAGACGATCGACGTGCTCGCCGACGCAGCCCTTGTCCAGGACATCCGCGACGCCATGGCGGCCTCCGCCGGCGACGACGTCATCGACCTGGACACCATGACCCATCAGATGCGGGCTACCGGGCGAATCGTCTCCTGA
- a CDS encoding excinuclease ABC subunit UvrA — translation MKPPILQATDPAADRHDLIRVVGARVNNLRDVDVVIPKRRLTVFTGVSGSGKSSLVFGTIAAESQRLINETYSTFVQGFMPSQARPDVDVLDGLTTAIIVDQQRMGADPRSTVGTATDAYAMLRILFSRLGTPYVGSPQAFSFNVASVSGAGAVTVQRGVESVQERRSFSITGGMCPRCEGRGSVTDIDLSAIVDESRSINGGAIVAPGYSMEGWFGRIYRGSGFFDPDKPVARFTKKERHDLLHKEATKIKVDGINLTYEGLIPKISRTMLSKDVDALQPHIRAFVERAVTFSVCPECGGSRLNEGARSATINGTNIAQVSAMQISDVLAWVQRLDDVSVAPLLTALRDTLASFVEIGLGYLSLDRPAGTLSGGESQRTKMIRHLGSALTDVTYVFDEPSVGLHPHDIARMNDLLVRLRDKGNTVLVVEHKPEMIAIADHVIDLGPGAGSQGGQVVYEGPLAGLRSSGTLTGRHLDDRARLKPVVRERTGALEVKAASTHNLRDVDVDVPLGVLVVVTGVAGSGKSSLITGSVSGREGVVTVDQSPIKGSRRSNPATYTGLLEPIRKAFAKANGVKPALFSPNSEGACPTCNGAGVVYTDLAIMAGVAAPCETCDGKRFLAEVLDYTLGGHNIAQVLGMSAEQAHAFFAVGEAKTPAAHKLLGQLVDVGLGYLTIGQPLPTLSGGERQRLKLATHMGTKATVFVLDEPTTGLHLADVEQLLALLDRLVDSGTSVVVIEHHQAVMAHADWIIDLGPGAGHDGGRVVFEGTPADLVDGRETLTAQHLAAYTGA, via the coding sequence GTGAAGCCGCCCATCTTGCAGGCCACGGACCCCGCCGCCGACCGCCACGACCTCATCCGCGTGGTCGGCGCCCGGGTCAACAACCTGCGCGACGTCGACGTGGTTATCCCGAAGCGGCGACTGACCGTCTTCACCGGGGTCTCCGGCTCGGGCAAGAGCTCGCTGGTCTTCGGCACGATCGCCGCCGAGTCGCAGCGGCTGATCAACGAGACCTACAGCACCTTCGTCCAGGGCTTCATGCCCAGCCAGGCCCGGCCCGACGTCGACGTGCTCGACGGGCTCACCACGGCGATCATCGTCGACCAGCAGCGGATGGGGGCCGACCCCCGCTCGACCGTCGGCACCGCCACCGACGCCTACGCCATGCTGCGGATCCTGTTCAGCCGGCTCGGCACTCCGTACGTCGGGTCGCCGCAGGCGTTCTCCTTCAACGTCGCCTCGGTGAGCGGGGCCGGGGCCGTGACGGTCCAGCGGGGCGTCGAGAGCGTCCAGGAGCGGCGCAGCTTCAGCATCACCGGCGGCATGTGCCCGCGATGCGAGGGGCGCGGGTCGGTCACCGACATCGACCTCAGCGCCATCGTCGACGAGAGCCGCTCGATCAACGGCGGCGCCATCGTCGCGCCGGGTTACAGCATGGAGGGGTGGTTCGGCCGGATCTATCGCGGGAGCGGGTTCTTCGACCCCGACAAGCCGGTGGCGAGGTTCACCAAGAAGGAGCGGCACGACCTCCTCCACAAGGAGGCGACCAAGATCAAGGTCGACGGCATCAACCTCACCTACGAGGGCCTCATCCCCAAGATCAGCCGCACCATGCTCAGCAAGGACGTCGACGCGCTGCAGCCGCACATCCGTGCGTTCGTCGAGCGGGCAGTGACCTTCTCGGTCTGCCCGGAGTGCGGCGGAAGCCGGCTCAACGAGGGCGCACGGAGCGCAACGATCAACGGCACCAACATCGCCCAGGTCAGTGCGATGCAGATCAGCGACGTGCTCGCGTGGGTGCAGCGCCTCGACGACGTCTCGGTCGCGCCGCTGCTCACCGCGCTGCGCGACACGCTCGCGTCGTTCGTCGAGATCGGCCTGGGCTACCTGTCGCTCGACCGGCCGGCCGGCACCCTCTCGGGCGGGGAGTCGCAGCGCACCAAGATGATCCGTCATCTCGGCTCGGCCCTCACCGACGTGACCTACGTCTTCGACGAGCCCAGCGTCGGCCTGCACCCGCACGACATCGCTCGGATGAACGACCTGCTGGTCCGCCTGCGGGACAAGGGAAACACCGTGCTCGTCGTCGAGCACAAGCCCGAGATGATCGCCATTGCCGACCACGTCATCGACCTCGGCCCGGGAGCCGGCAGCCAGGGCGGCCAGGTCGTGTACGAAGGCCCGCTCGCCGGTCTGCGCAGCAGCGGCACCCTCACCGGCCGCCACCTCGACGACCGGGCCCGGCTCAAGCCGGTCGTGCGCGAGCGCACGGGCGCGCTCGAGGTCAAGGCGGCCAGCACCCACAACCTGCGGGACGTCGACGTCGACGTGCCCCTCGGGGTGCTCGTCGTCGTCACCGGCGTGGCCGGGTCGGGCAAGAGCTCGCTCATCACCGGGTCGGTCAGCGGGCGCGAGGGGGTGGTCACCGTCGACCAGTCGCCGATCAAGGGCTCGCGGCGCAGCAACCCCGCGACCTACACCGGACTGCTCGAGCCCATCCGCAAGGCCTTCGCCAAGGCCAACGGGGTCAAGCCGGCCCTCTTCAGCCCCAACTCCGAGGGCGCCTGCCCGACCTGCAACGGCGCAGGGGTGGTCTACACCGACCTCGCGATCATGGCCGGGGTCGCGGCCCCGTGCGAGACCTGCGACGGCAAGCGCTTCCTGGCCGAGGTGCTCGACTACACGCTCGGCGGCCACAACATCGCGCAGGTGCTGGGCATGTCGGCGGAGCAGGCGCACGCGTTCTTCGCCGTCGGCGAGGCGAAGACGCCCGCGGCCCACAAGCTGCTCGGCCAGCTGGTCGACGTCGGGCTGGGCTACCTCACCATCGGCCAGCCCCTGCCGACCCTCTCCGGCGGCGAGCGCCAGCGGCTCAAGCTCGCCACCCACATGGGCACGAAGGCGACCGTCTTCGTGCTCGACGAGCCCACGACCGGCCTGCACCTCGCCGACGTCGAGCAGCTGCTGGCCCTGCTGGACCGGCTCGTCGACAGCGGCACGTCGGTGGTCGTCATCGAGCACCACCAGGCGGTCATGGCCCATGCCGACTGGATCATCGACCTCGGCCCCGGCGCCGGCCACGACGGCGGTCGGGTCGTCTTCGAGGGGACGCCCGCCGACCTCGTCGACGGTCGGGAGACTCTCACCGCCCAGCACCTGGCGGCCTACACCGGCGCCTGA
- a CDS encoding AAA family ATPase — MSAQLTRALDTLAEVARAVGVDPQEARREGVLLAATVAESASPLYEAARSWAAGTGLADPTDLDSSVAAFVDAASAGRRWRAAPTESLARLRAGGGDATSYAAALVTVIESCTTLGGLTPRVTDNIMAVAATQRGAATAPTAAPSAATGPAGPADPAALRADSVAAMLEALGRLEPAPPPTGSPTTGTGSEPEPEPEPEPEPEPEPEKTVEELLAELDALIGLDAVKQVVRQQVAMLRVEAKREAAGMRNPSITRHLVFVGNPGTGKTTVARMVGGIYRALGLLEQGHLVEVDRSELVAGFLGQTAVKTAEVCAKAVGGVLFIDEAYSLTGDQYGAEAVNTLVKEMEDHRGDLVVIVAGYPDPMVAFVAQNPGLSSRFRTTVEFADYTDAEVISILHKLAADADYDVTAAAEEVFREVLAAAPRTMAFGNGRFARNLLEEAIGQQALRIQDVEEPTDAQLRDLEATDFGAEPTPDTVHDDAHDGTRPDATPEEDGP, encoded by the coding sequence GTGAGCGCCCAGCTGACGCGGGCCCTCGACACCCTCGCCGAGGTGGCGCGCGCCGTGGGCGTCGACCCACAGGAGGCGCGCCGCGAGGGCGTCCTGCTCGCGGCGACCGTCGCCGAGTCCGCCTCCCCCCTGTATGAAGCGGCCCGGTCGTGGGCCGCCGGTACCGGTCTCGCCGACCCCACCGACCTCGACTCCAGCGTCGCAGCCTTCGTCGACGCCGCCTCGGCCGGACGCCGGTGGCGGGCAGCGCCCACCGAGTCGCTCGCGCGCCTGCGCGCCGGCGGCGGCGATGCGACCAGCTACGCCGCCGCTCTGGTCACGGTGATCGAGTCGTGCACCACCCTCGGCGGCCTGACGCCCCGGGTCACGGACAACATCATGGCCGTGGCGGCTACGCAGCGAGGTGCCGCCACTGCTCCCACCGCCGCTCCCTCGGCCGCCACCGGACCGGCCGGACCGGCCGACCCGGCGGCCCTGCGGGCCGACTCCGTCGCGGCCATGCTCGAGGCGCTCGGGCGCCTCGAGCCAGCCCCTCCACCCACGGGAAGCCCCACCACCGGAACGGGGTCCGAGCCCGAGCCCGAGCCCGAGCCCGAGCCCGAGCCCGAGCCCGAGCCCGAGAAGACGGTCGAGGAGCTGCTCGCCGAGCTCGACGCGCTGATCGGGCTCGACGCGGTCAAGCAGGTGGTGCGCCAGCAGGTCGCGATGCTGCGGGTCGAGGCCAAGCGCGAGGCCGCCGGGATGCGCAACCCCTCGATCACCCGCCACCTCGTCTTCGTCGGCAACCCCGGCACGGGCAAGACGACCGTGGCCCGCATGGTCGGCGGCATCTACCGAGCGCTGGGGCTGCTCGAGCAGGGCCACCTCGTCGAGGTCGACCGCAGCGAGCTCGTGGCCGGCTTCCTCGGGCAGACCGCGGTCAAGACCGCCGAGGTCTGCGCCAAGGCCGTCGGCGGGGTGCTCTTCATCGACGAGGCCTACTCGCTGACGGGCGACCAGTACGGCGCCGAGGCGGTCAACACCCTCGTCAAGGAGATGGAGGACCACCGCGGCGACCTCGTGGTCATCGTCGCGGGATACCCCGACCCCATGGTCGCGTTCGTCGCGCAGAACCCGGGGCTGTCCAGCCGCTTCAGGACGACCGTGGAGTTCGCCGACTACACCGACGCCGAAGTGATCTCGATCCTGCACAAGCTCGCGGCCGACGCCGACTACGACGTGACCGCCGCCGCGGAGGAGGTCTTTCGTGAGGTGCTCGCTGCGGCCCCGCGCACCATGGCCTTCGGCAACGGTCGCTTCGCCCGCAACCTGCTCGAGGAGGCGATCGGCCAGCAGGCCCTGCGCATCCAGGACGTCGAGGAGCCGACCGACGCCCAGCTGCGCGACCTCGAGGCCACCGACTTCGGCGCCGAGCCGACGCCCGACACCGTCCACGACGACGCCCACGACGGCACCCGCCCGGACGCCACGCCCGAGGAGGACGGGCCATGA
- a CDS encoding transporter substrate-binding domain-containing protein, with protein MTRLRRSAAGLVAALALLAPAACSAGGYSATPVPSPTTSPPPAATSSAPKNNCTKPTDNVRSFAPLPAGSTADLPDFPTGTLRVGVSADTLLLGARNPRTTAIEGFDIDLAKAVAKAALGDEKKITLVVITAAERVSALQTGKVDMVARNMSMTCARWADIDFSAEYYRSGLKLLVSQGQTATFAALRGKKVCAPTGTSTLAYVQGQAGVTAVGARDHTSCLVLFQAGEVDAIAGDDTVLAGLAAQDPFADVPTQEAQTTESYGLGFSPKNVGLVRLANRVIDDLKSGPGWKQLYDKWFATSLGPAPTPPASVYGR; from the coding sequence ATGACCCGTCTCCGGCGTTCAGCGGCCGGCCTCGTCGCCGCGCTGGCCCTCCTGGCACCCGCGGCGTGCTCTGCCGGGGGCTACTCGGCGACCCCGGTCCCGAGCCCGACCACCTCCCCGCCACCGGCGGCGACGAGCAGCGCCCCCAAGAACAACTGCACGAAGCCCACCGACAACGTCAGGTCCTTCGCCCCGCTGCCCGCGGGATCGACCGCGGACCTGCCCGACTTCCCCACCGGCACGCTGCGGGTCGGGGTCTCCGCCGACACCCTGCTGCTCGGTGCCCGCAACCCGCGCACAACGGCGATCGAGGGCTTCGACATCGACCTCGCCAAAGCCGTGGCGAAGGCGGCCCTGGGTGACGAGAAGAAGATCACGCTCGTGGTCATCACCGCAGCCGAGCGGGTCAGTGCCCTGCAGACCGGGAAGGTCGACATGGTGGCGCGCAACATGTCGATGACCTGCGCACGGTGGGCCGACATCGACTTCTCGGCGGAGTACTACCGTTCCGGTCTCAAGCTGCTCGTGTCCCAGGGTCAGACGGCCACGTTCGCCGCGCTCAGGGGGAAGAAGGTCTGTGCGCCGACGGGCACCTCCACCCTCGCCTACGTCCAGGGGCAGGCCGGGGTCACGGCCGTCGGTGCGCGAGACCACACCAGCTGCCTGGTGCTCTTCCAGGCCGGCGAGGTCGACGCGATCGCCGGCGACGACACCGTGCTCGCCGGTCTCGCGGCGCAGGACCCCTTCGCCGACGTGCCGACGCAGGAGGCACAGACGACCGAGAGCTACGGCCTGGGCTTCTCACCGAAGAACGTCGGTCTCGTGCGCCTGGCCAACCGGGTGATCGACGACCTGAAGTCGGGTCCCGGCTGGAAACAGCTGTACGACAAGTGGTTCGCCACCTCCCTCGGGCCCGCCCCCACCCCGCCGGCGTCGGTCTACGGTCGGTGA
- a CDS encoding toxic anion resistance protein: MTDSTSTPSDAAYAPLAPPAPSSGLTLAPPAPAQAVSTTAAPKMAPPVPAEAVAGLDAKVEGYLEALMTAQSKSPTFEAKAADVRTMGNDEIRRAAESSNRLLKAPVKALQEGGLSEGSTVSKTLLDLRRTVEDLDPGQAKGARKVFGMIPFGDKLTDYFRKYQSAQSHLDGILHSLRSGQDELTRDNVALNLEKQNLWDSMGRINQYVYIAERLDARLTAQIATLEATDPEKAAALKQDVLFYVRQKHQDLLTQLAVSIQNYLAIDIVIKNNIELIKGVDRASTTTISALRTAVIVAQALGNQKMVLDQITALNTTTSNLIQSTSEMLRDNSVAIQQQAASATIGLPQLQAAFANIYATMDAIDTYKVAALDSMASTIGVLETEVGKSQAYLDRANRTNPQVQAGALDLGH, translated from the coding sequence ATGACCGACTCGACCTCGACGCCGTCCGACGCTGCTTACGCACCGCTCGCACCGCCCGCCCCGAGCTCGGGGCTGACGCTCGCCCCCCCGGCCCCGGCGCAGGCGGTCAGCACCACGGCCGCACCGAAGATGGCGCCACCGGTGCCCGCGGAGGCAGTGGCCGGTCTCGACGCCAAGGTCGAGGGCTACCTCGAGGCGCTGATGACGGCGCAGTCCAAGAGCCCGACCTTCGAGGCCAAGGCCGCCGACGTGCGCACCATGGGGAACGACGAGATCAGGCGCGCCGCCGAGTCGAGCAACCGCCTCCTCAAGGCGCCCGTCAAGGCGCTGCAGGAGGGTGGGCTGTCGGAGGGCTCGACGGTGAGCAAGACCCTGCTCGACCTGCGCCGTACCGTCGAGGACCTCGACCCGGGTCAGGCCAAGGGCGCCCGCAAGGTCTTCGGCATGATCCCCTTCGGTGACAAGCTCACCGACTACTTCCGCAAGTACCAGTCGGCGCAGAGCCACCTCGACGGCATCCTGCACTCCCTGCGCAGCGGCCAGGACGAGCTGACCCGCGACAACGTCGCGCTCAACCTCGAGAAGCAGAACCTGTGGGACTCCATGGGCCGGATCAACCAGTACGTCTACATCGCCGAGCGGCTCGACGCGCGCCTCACCGCGCAGATCGCCACCCTCGAGGCGACCGACCCCGAGAAGGCGGCGGCCCTCAAGCAGGACGTGCTCTTCTACGTGCGTCAGAAGCACCAGGACCTGCTCACCCAGCTGGCCGTGTCGATCCAGAACTACCTGGCCATCGACATCGTCATCAAGAACAACATCGAGCTCATCAAGGGGGTCGACCGCGCATCGACCACGACGATCTCGGCGCTGCGCACGGCGGTCATCGTGGCCCAGGCGCTCGGCAACCAGAAGATGGTGCTCGACCAGATCACCGCCCTCAACACCACGACGAGCAACCTCATCCAGAGCACGTCGGAGATGCTGCGCGACAACTCGGTGGCGATCCAGCAGCAGGCGGCGTCGGCGACGATCGGGCTGCCGCAGCTGCAGGCCGCCTTCGCCAACATCTACGCCACCATGGACGCCATCGACACCTACAAGGTGGCCGCCCTCGACTCCATGGCCTCGACGATCGGTGTCCTCGAGACCGAGGTCGGCAAGTCGCAGGCGTACCTCGACCGCGCCAACCGCACCAACCCGCAGGTGCAGGCGGGCGCGCTCGACCTCGGCCACTGA
- a CDS encoding FAD-linked oxidase C-terminal domain-containing protein → MDARGLAGLLAPVLPARGVITDPTQLRTYSCDGLALYKVTPALVVIPETAEQVAAVVRACAEHDIPFVARGSGTGLSGGALPHADGVLIVLSRMRAVLEIDRANQRAVVEPGVINLQLSALTRPEGYYFAPDPSSQQVCSIGGNVAENSGGAHCLKYGFTTGHVAGLELVTPAGELITLGGKAPDAPGYDLLGVVCGSEGTLGVATRVTVRLTRTPEAVETLLAGFPDTDSAGRAVSAVISAGVVPAAIEMMDALAIEAAEAAVACGYPQGAGAVLIVELDGPAAEVRHQFEQVTGMCEAAGATEIRIAADDAQRALFWKGRKSAFAAVGRISPDYIVQDGVIPRTALGPALRRIEQLASERGVRVANVFHAGDGNLHPLVLFDDAVPGEAERAEDVSGAIIDLCIELGGSITGEHGVGSDKAKHMPKMFTEDDLDTMQLLRCAFDPTSISNPGKIFPTPRLCGEVPRRAHAADGAHPLVEAGLADAF, encoded by the coding sequence GTGGATGCTCGAGGACTGGCGGGGTTGCTTGCTCCGGTGCTACCCGCCCGCGGAGTCATCACCGACCCGACACAGCTGCGCACCTACTCCTGCGACGGGTTGGCGCTCTACAAGGTGACGCCGGCGCTCGTGGTGATCCCCGAGACCGCCGAGCAGGTGGCCGCTGTGGTGCGGGCGTGCGCGGAGCACGACATCCCGTTCGTGGCGCGGGGCTCGGGCACCGGTCTGTCCGGTGGGGCCCTGCCCCACGCCGACGGCGTGCTGATCGTGCTGTCGCGGATGCGGGCCGTGCTCGAGATCGACCGGGCCAACCAGCGGGCCGTCGTCGAGCCCGGGGTGATCAACCTCCAGCTGTCGGCGTTGACCCGTCCTGAGGGCTACTACTTCGCGCCCGATCCGTCGAGCCAGCAGGTGTGCTCGATCGGGGGGAACGTCGCCGAGAACTCAGGTGGGGCGCACTGCCTGAAGTACGGCTTCACCACGGGCCACGTCGCCGGTCTCGAGCTGGTCACCCCAGCGGGTGAGCTCATCACCCTGGGTGGCAAGGCGCCCGACGCGCCCGGCTACGACCTGCTCGGCGTGGTCTGCGGGTCGGAGGGCACCCTCGGTGTCGCCACCCGTGTGACCGTGCGGCTCACGCGCACCCCGGAGGCGGTCGAGACCCTGCTCGCCGGCTTCCCCGACACCGACTCGGCGGGACGCGCGGTCTCGGCCGTCATCAGCGCCGGGGTCGTGCCGGCCGCCATCGAGATGATGGACGCCCTGGCCATCGAGGCCGCCGAGGCCGCCGTCGCCTGCGGCTACCCGCAGGGGGCAGGCGCGGTGCTCATCGTCGAGCTCGACGGGCCCGCCGCCGAGGTGCGCCACCAGTTCGAGCAGGTGACGGGCATGTGCGAGGCGGCCGGTGCGACCGAGATCCGCATCGCCGCCGACGACGCCCAGCGGGCGCTCTTCTGGAAGGGCCGCAAGTCGGCCTTCGCCGCCGTCGGGCGCATCAGCCCCGACTACATCGTGCAGGACGGCGTCATCCCACGCACCGCCCTGGGGCCCGCCCTGCGCCGCATCGAGCAGCTCGCCAGCGAACGGGGAGTGCGCGTGGCCAACGTCTTCCACGCCGGCGACGGCAACCTGCATCCCCTGGTGCTCTTCGACGACGCCGTTCCCGGTGAGGCCGAGCGCGCCGAAGACGTGTCGGGAGCCATCATCGACCTCTGCATCGAGCTCGGCGGGTCGATCACCGGCGAGCACGGGGTCGGCTCCGACAAGGCGAAGCACATGCCCAAGATGTTCACCGAGGACGACCTCGACACCATGCAGCTGCTGCGCTGCGCCTTCGACCCGACGTCGATCTCCAATCCCGGGAAGATCTTTCCCACGCCACGGTTGTGCGGTGAGGTGCCCCGGCGGGCCCACGCCGCAGACGGGGCGCACCCCCTCGTCGAGGCCGGTCTGGCGGACGCGTTCTGA